CGTCGGCTTCGGGAGCGATCTCGGAGATTCGCGCAAGCACGCGCGGCATCAGGCGCGCGACGTTGCCGGTGTTGCGGCCGAGACCCCAGTGAAAGCTGCGATAGCCGAGCAGGCGAAGAAAGCCCTGCAGGACCGCCGTCGAGGATTCGCTCGCACCGTAACCGGGAAGCACGACGACGTGTGCGCCGCGTCCGCGCGGAAGCGTTGCCAGAAGCGGCGCGCGCAGCAGCAGTCGCGCAGGCTCGACGGCGCCGCGAAGCTCGCCGAGCAGCAGGCGTGCAGGCGGCGGAACGATCGTGCGTACGGTAGGGCCGATCATGCTGCGCAGACCGTACCCGATCGCGCGCGATCGGCCAAGGCAGCCGCATTTCGGTCGGCGCGAAGCGAATCCGGCGATCGCCGATTGCGCCGGATCGCGAACGCTTTCACGCCTTCCATGCGAGCGCGGTTTCGAGGCGGTCGTTGCCCCAGAACAGCTCGCCGCCGACGACGAAACTCGGCGCGCCGAAGATGCCGAGCGCGATCGCTTCGTCGGTATTCGTGCGCAGCTTCGACTTGGCCTCTTCGCTCGAGGCTTCGCGGACGAGCTCGGCCGGCTGGCCGACGGCGGCGAGCACGGAGGCAACCACGGCGGGATCCGAGATCTCTTCGTCCCTGGCGAAGTTGGCCTCGTAGATTCCGCGTACGAACGCAGGCACCCACGGCGCGTCGTCGAAACGTGCGGCGATGCGCGCGGCGACGAGCCCGTTACGCGGAAAGCTCGTCGGATGCCGCAGCGGAATGTTCTGCGCGGCGCAGATGCGCGCGAGGTCGCGCCACATGTATTTCCCCTTGACCGGGTAGATATTGAACGGCGAATCCAGCCACCCCTGAGTCCGGAAGATCGGACCGAGAAGGAACGGTCGCCAGCGCAGCGCGACACCTCGCGCGCGGGCTTCGTCTTCGACGCGCATGGCCGACGGATACGAATAGGTGCTTCCGAACTCGAACCAGAAATCCATCCCGACCGGCTCCTTGTGCCCTTCATTCGACCCTTGTCATGATCGGTCGCCGCTGTCAGCCGGGCGGGTCTGGCCTGCAGGGACAAATCCGGTATGATCGCGATTCCGATTCGAAGAGATCCATGACGACGGAGGTCCGGACGATGCGACGAGGCTTTGCGAACCACACCAGTATGGCGGCAATTCGCGTTTCCGCAGTGATGGCGGGGATTTCGTTCGCGCTGCTGCCGGCGGCGTCGTTCGCGGGAACGTTCTCGGTCATGAGCTACAACGTCCGCGGCCTGCCGCCCCAGGTGATCGAGGACCGCCACACGGAAATCGGCGAGATCGCGCCGCTGCTCGAGGATTACCACACGCCGGCGCCGCCGTACGTCGGCATGGATGCGTTTGTCGGGCTGCAGGAAGTCTTCTACCAGGACTACTACGACACGCTGACCAATCCGCAGACGGTCAGCTACGCATACATCACCGCCAAGGACAACGGCGGCCCGACCAACATCGGCGACGGCCTTACCAATCTTTCGGATTTCCCGATCACCGGCTTCACCAGGACGCAGTGGGACGACTGCTTCGGCACATTCGACAACGGCAGCGATTGCGGAACCAACAAGGGCTTTACGTACTCGAAGGTCTTTCTCGAAGAGAACGTCTCGGTCGACGTGTACACGCTCCATGCGGACGCAGGCCAGGACAGCGGAAGCCGTGAGGCGCGCCGCAAGAACATCCTGCAGCTCGTCGACGCCATCAATGCGAACTCGGCGCCAACGCGGCCGCTGATCGTGCTCGGCGACACCAACAGCCTCTACACGCGGCTCGGCAACGACAACATCCAGGAGCTGCTCAACGGCACCGGCGTCAAGGATGTGTGGGTCGAGCTTCGCCGCAGCGGCATCGTGCCGACCGCCGGTGCGCCGATCGATACCGATTGCCCGACCGACCCGGGCGGCGCCAACTGCGAGCTGGTCGACAAGATCTTCTATCGCGACGGAACGGTGCTCGCGCTCGCGCCGCAGAGCTATGACGCGCTCAAGGAAATGTTCTCGGACGACGACGGCGAGCTCTCGGATCACACGCCGATCACCGTCACGTTCGACTACGCGGTGCTGACGACGACCACGACGACGACCACCACGTCCTCGACCTCGACCTCGACGTCGACATCGACGACAATCCCCGTCGACCGGCCGTGCGGCGATCCGATCGCGCTCGTCGCGAATACAAGGCGGGCCAACCGGGTCATCGCCGGTGGTGTGCGCGCGGTGGTCGCGAGCGACGCGCTGTTCGTGCTCAAGGCGGCGGTGGGAAGCTTGAGTTGTCAGCTTTGCACCTGCGACGTCGACAACAGCACCAAGATCACGGCTACGGATGCGCTGCGCGTGCTGAAGAAGGCGGTCGGGCAGGACATCACGTTGACCTGTCCGCCGTGCATCTAACGTCAGCGCTCGATTGGTGGGCCGGACGTCGATAAGGGCCCATCTGCTTCGTTGGATTCCGGCTTCGTTCGGTCGACGTACGGGAAGTACGACTCCCTCTCTACGCCGGAATCCGCCTCGCATCTGGACCCTTCTCGACGCCCGGCTGGTGGAACGAACACTCCCGTCGCTTGAGTGATTCCTTGGATAGTCAGTCGCGCGTTCGCAGCAGCCATGCTGCGAAGACTGCGGCGATGGCGAGGTCGGGGAGGCCTATCAGAACGGCTGTGCCGGGAAGCGTGCCGGTTGCGGCGGCGAGGATCAGGACGAGTGCGAAGGCGGCTTTGCCGGCGGCGCCGACGGCGAGGAATGTGCGGTCGGCGCGACCTGACACGCCGATCTGCCAGTACGCGATGCCGAACACGAAGATCCAGATCGACAGTACCCAAAGATAGACCGGCGATCCGTCGGGCAGGCCGAACAGGCGGCGCACGTATGGGAACGGCGGCGCGAAGATCAGCGCGCCGAACGCGTTGATCGGGCCGCTTGCGCGCAGCAGCGTGCGCACGAACGGGTCGATGTTGCTGGAGGTGGCGGCGGTCGTCATCTCAAGCCTCGGGCGGTGTCCAGTGGTCGTGGCGTTCGCGGCGTTCGCTGCGATAGTTCGTGACCTCGAGGCGGATACCGTCGGGATCGTCGAAGAACGCGGCGAAGTAATCGTCGGCATACTGCGGATAGAGCTTCGGCTCGGTCACCTCGAGGCCTTCGCGGCGAAGCGCATCGGCCACCGCCCTGACGTCGTCGGCCGTCTCCACGCGGAAACAGAAATGGTGAAGGCCGGACGCATACGGATCGTGCGGCTGCGCGCTGCGGGCAGGTCTCAGCACGAAGCCGAAATGGCGGTTGTAGTACGACGCGTGCGGCTCTCCGCCGATCTCGAATCTGCCGCTGCGAAATCCGAGGATCCGCATCACGACGTCGTAGTAGCGACGCGACACCTCGAGGTCGCGGACGGCGAGATACACATGATCGATGCCGAGGACTTCGACCGTCATGACTTACTTCCTCCAGCCGTGCTGGCGCGCGGCTTCGTCCCAGTTCTGTCCGTCGAATGTCACGATCGGCAGCGACGCGATGTCGAGATCGCGAAGGCAGCGGGCGTTGACGCTCCAGCGCGACGGGTCCATGCGCGGGCGATGGAATGGGTGAATTCCGCAATGCCGACAGAACATGTGCGTCGCAGTGCCGGTGTTGAAGCGGTACGCCGTGATCTCGTCCTCGCCCGACAGGATCGTTACCGCGGCGATCTCGGCGACCGGTACGTAGACCGCGCCTTTCGCCGAGCACATCGAGCAGTTGCAGACGGAAAGACGCGTCGGGCTCGCGTCCACTTCGAAGGTGACGCGGCCGCAGTGACAGGCTCCGTGATAGATCGGCATGGATTCACGGCCTCCTTCCGGGAATGTCGGGCCCACGGCTTCCTGCGTGAGCGTCGGCCTCGCGGCCTCCTGCGTGAACGTCGGCCCCACGGCCTCCTTGGCACGGACGGGCGCGCGACGAAAAAAAAGCCGGCCAGCGCGAACGGCTGGCCGGCTTTTTTGATTCGCAGTTCGCGATGATCAGGGCCGGTAGAGGAACCCGAGACCGACCAGCACCATGTCGTAGCCGTCGACCTGGCCGACGCCGAGCATGTAGCTGACGCCGGTCGTCAGCACGAGCTTGTTGGTCACGTACCCGTCGAGTCCGATGCCGAAGCGCAACGCGGCGCCGTCATCGGTCTTGTTCTTGTTCTCCGCGTTGTTGACGTTGGTTTCCATGCTCAGATAGTTGAGCCCGATCAGCGCGAGCGGCTGGATGCGGCCGGGCAGAAAGTACACTTTCTGATCGATTCCGAGCGCCCATCCGTTGACCTGTCCGACGTCATCGTTGTGCCCATGACCGCCGCTGGCGTTGAACTTCTGGTAGCGCTCGATGTCGAGGTCGCTCGCGGTCCAGCGATTGAACCGGTATCCAAGGTGCGCGTTGTAGCCGCCGCTGTCACGGGCATC
The sequence above is drawn from the Candidatus Limnocylindrales bacterium genome and encodes:
- a CDS encoding 2-hydroxychromene-2-carboxylate isomerase → MDFWFEFGSTYSYPSAMRVEDEARARGVALRWRPFLLGPIFRTQGWLDSPFNIYPVKGKYMWRDLARICAAQNIPLRHPTSFPRNGLVAARIAARFDDAPWVPAFVRGIYEANFARDEEISDPAVVASVLAAVGQPAELVREASSEEAKSKLRTNTDEAIALGIFGAPSFVVGGELFWGNDRLETALAWKA
- a CDS encoding endonuclease/exonuclease/phosphatase family protein yields the protein MRRGFANHTSMAAIRVSAVMAGISFALLPAASFAGTFSVMSYNVRGLPPQVIEDRHTEIGEIAPLLEDYHTPAPPYVGMDAFVGLQEVFYQDYYDTLTNPQTVSYAYITAKDNGGPTNIGDGLTNLSDFPITGFTRTQWDDCFGTFDNGSDCGTNKGFTYSKVFLEENVSVDVYTLHADAGQDSGSREARRKNILQLVDAINANSAPTRPLIVLGDTNSLYTRLGNDNIQELLNGTGVKDVWVELRRSGIVPTAGAPIDTDCPTDPGGANCELVDKIFYRDGTVLALAPQSYDALKEMFSDDDGELSDHTPITVTFDYAVLTTTTTTTTTSSTSTSTSTSTTIPVDRPCGDPIALVANTRRANRVIAGGVRAVVASDALFVLKAAVGSLSCQLCTCDVDNSTKITATDALRVLKKAVGQDITLTCPPCI
- a CDS encoding VOC family protein, whose translation is MTVEVLGIDHVYLAVRDLEVSRRYYDVVMRILGFRSGRFEIGGEPHASYYNRHFGFVLRPARSAQPHDPYASGLHHFCFRVETADDVRAVADALRREGLEVTEPKLYPQYADDYFAAFFDDPDGIRLEVTNYRSERRERHDHWTPPEA
- a CDS encoding GFA family protein, giving the protein MGPTFTQEAARPTLTQEAVGPTFPEGGRESMPIYHGACHCGRVTFEVDASPTRLSVCNCSMCSAKGAVYVPVAEIAAVTILSGEDEITAYRFNTGTATHMFCRHCGIHPFHRPRMDPSRWSVNARCLRDLDIASLPIVTFDGQNWDEAARQHGWRK
- a CDS encoding outer membrane beta-barrel protein, producing the protein MKFGRMLVLSFAAMIVAAPAVYAQDDDLGELTTKKPARRQTVEEENNDPARSGPMLGFGATYAHANFDGVGKSAPTTPAGQGQNEIDARDSGGYNAHLGYRFNRWTASDLDIERYQKFNASGGHGHNDDVGQVNGWALGIDQKVYFLPGRIQPLALIGLNYLSMETNVNNAENKNKTDDGAALRFGIGLDGYVTNKLVLTTGVSYMLGVGQVDGYDMVLVGLGFLYRP